The following coding sequences lie in one Lolium perenne isolate Kyuss_39 chromosome 2, Kyuss_2.0, whole genome shotgun sequence genomic window:
- the LOC127334790 gene encoding U-box domain-containing protein 27 produces MVRKDTTTTMRLPPQHQGLEVKIPSFFRCPISLDVMRSPVSLCTGVTYDRASIQRWLDSGNTTCPATMQPLPSTDLVPNLTLRSLITHWSNSAASCSPVAGSATFFAGPSPAALVRKVASSGTNPSPALRELAAYLSDDDVDEFEKNALVGAGTAAETVASVLRRKGEQISVDGLEAAVRVLAAIVALDGIEDANKKRVATGLAVDAAASAASLARVLRGGSGLEARIDAARLVEFLLANAVAETKAAVAQSSDLVAELIRLVGPVDEKGSLDKKAMDTGLSCLATIAGSRRAARDEMVRLGVVPAAVRALHATTEPSSSAKVLRILESAVGCAEGRAALCKDAEATVTAVLDRMMKSGRDGAEAAVAVLWAVCHKYKDRRASDAAAASEGGLTRLLLLLQSGCSPAARQMALELLKIYRVNAKSCLAGYDSKTTHIMPF; encoded by the coding sequence ATGGTGAGGaaggacaccaccaccaccatgaggCTCCCTCCGCAGCACCAGGGGCTCGAGGTcaagatccccagcttcttccgcTGCCCGATCTCGCTCGACGTCATGCGGTCGCCGGTGAGCCTCTGCACCGGCGTCACGTACGACCGTGCCTCCATACAGAGGTGGCTCGACTCCGGCAACACCACCTGTCCGGCAACCATGCAACCGCTTCCGTCCACGGACCTCGTGCCAAACCTCACCCTCCGCAGCCTCATCACCCACTGGTCCAATTCCGCCGCCTCCTGCTCGCCCGTCGCCGGATCCGCCACGTTCTTCGCGGGTCCTTCCCCGGCAGCGCTCGTCCGAAAGGTCGCGTCTTCCGGGACCAACCCCTCCCCCGCGCTCCGCGAGCTGGCGGCCTATCTCTCCGACGACGACGTCGACGAGTTCGAGAAGAACGCGCTGGTGGGCGCCGGCACCGCCGCGGAGACCGTCGCGTCCGTGCTCAGGCGGAAAGGGGAGCAGATAAGCGTCGATGGCCTGGAGGCGGCCGTGCGGGTCCTCGCCGCGATCGTCGCGCTGGATGGCATCGAGGACGCGAACAAGAAGCGGGTCGCCACCGGCCTCGCCGTGGACGCGGCGGCCTCGGCCGCGTCGCTGGCGCGCGTCCTGCGCGGCGGGAGCGGCCTGGAGGCGAGAATTGACGCGGCCAGGCTCGTGGAGTTCCTGCTCGCCAATGCCGTCGCCGAGACAAAGGCGGCCGTGGCCCAGTCGTCCGACCTGGTGGCCGAGCTCATCCGGCTCGTCGGGCCCGTCGACGAGAAGGGCAGCCTCGACAAGAAGGCCATGGACACCGGCCTCTCCTGCCTCGCCACCATCGCGGGGTCGCGGCGCGCGGCGCGCGACGAGATGGTGCGCCTCGGCGTTGTCCCGGCCGCGGTGCGCGCGCTCCACGCCACGACGGAGCCTAGCTCCTCGGCCAAAGTCCTCCGGATCCTCGAGTCCGCCGTCGGCTGCGCCGAGGGCCGCGCCGCGCTCTGCAAGGACGCGGAGGCGACCGTCACCGCCGTGCTCGACAGGATGATGAAGTCCGGTCGCGACGGCGCCGAGGCCGCGGTCGCCGTGCTCTGGGCGGTGTGCCACAAGTACAAGGACCGCAGGGCCTCGGACGCCGCGGCGGCGTCGGAGGGCGGGCTGACGAGGCTGCTTCTGCTGCTGCAGAGCGGGTGCTCGCCGGCGGCCAGGCAGATGGCGCTGGAGCTGCTCAAGATTTACAGGGTGAACGCCAAGAGCTGCTTGGCCGGCTACGATTCCAAGACCACCCACATCATGCCATTCTGA